One Bacteroidota bacterium DNA window includes the following coding sequences:
- the ugpC gene encoding sn-glycerol-3-phosphate ABC transporter ATP-binding protein UgpC: protein MGSVRLEKVFKRYDRGAPVVKDFNLSVPDKEFVVLVGPSGCGKSTTLRMIAGLEEISEGSIYIDDRLVNDVPPKDRDIAMVFQNYALYPHMTVYDNLAFGLKMRKYQKEDIKERVNHAAQILGIHELLDRKPKALSGGQRQRVALGRAIVRQPKVFLFDEPLSNLDANLRVQMRTEISRLHHRLETTMIYVTHDQIEAMSMGDRIVVMKDGIVQQVDSPLGIYNKPANRFVAGFIGSPTMNFFEGSLTGEGGSSFRMAEGGVSLRLPGAGAGRFSKGGAQELTLGIRPEHIAAKLQNTESVKVPVRIEVTEPLGNEIFVYFTMGSSSAQHVARIPADIQPAAGKEFDLYFDTSKLHFFEKASGIAM, encoded by the coding sequence ATGGGAAGTGTACGCTTAGAAAAGGTTTTCAAGCGGTATGACCGCGGCGCGCCCGTCGTCAAGGATTTCAATCTCTCCGTGCCGGACAAGGAATTTGTCGTTCTTGTCGGCCCCTCCGGTTGCGGCAAGTCGACCACGCTCCGGATGATCGCAGGGCTCGAGGAGATTTCGGAAGGAAGCATTTATATCGACGACCGGCTCGTGAACGACGTTCCTCCGAAAGACCGGGACATCGCGATGGTCTTCCAGAACTACGCGCTCTACCCTCACATGACGGTCTACGACAATCTCGCGTTCGGACTGAAAATGCGCAAGTATCAGAAAGAGGATATCAAGGAACGGGTGAACCATGCAGCGCAGATTCTGGGGATCCACGAGCTGCTCGACCGGAAACCCAAGGCGCTCTCCGGCGGGCAGCGGCAACGCGTTGCCCTCGGCCGCGCGATCGTCAGGCAACCGAAGGTGTTCCTCTTCGACGAGCCGTTGAGCAACCTCGACGCGAACCTGCGCGTGCAGATGCGCACCGAGATTTCCCGCCTTCACCACCGGCTCGAAACAACCATGATCTACGTGACGCACGATCAGATCGAAGCGATGTCGATGGGAGACCGGATCGTCGTGATGAAGGATGGGATCGTTCAGCAGGTCGATTCTCCGCTCGGCATCTACAACAAGCCCGCGAATCGTTTTGTGGCCGGCTTCATCGGGAGCCCCACGATGAACTTTTTCGAGGGGTCGCTCACGGGCGAAGGCGGAAGTTCGTTCCGGATGGCCGAGGGGGGCGTCTCCCTTCGCCTTCCCGGGGCCGGCGCAGGGCGGTTCTCTAAAGGAGGCGCGCAGGAACTTACGCTGGGAATCAGGCCCGAGCACATCGCGGCGAAGCTCCAGAACACGGAGAGCGTGAAGGTCCCCGTCCGGATTGAAGTCACCGAGCCGCTCGGGAATGAGATCTTCGTTTATTTTACGATGGGGTCTTCCTCCGCGCAGCATGTCGCGCGCATCCCCGCCGATATCCAGCCCGCGGCGGGCAAGGAGTTCGACCTTTACTTCGATACCTCAAAGCTTCACTTCTTTGAGAAGGCGTCGGGAATTGCGATGTAA
- a CDS encoding glycoside hydrolase family 31 protein, translating to MRCKRGLILIAMATAPLVLPQPARSQWRSIGPVTGVDSAVHGLLISADPAKILLAVLAPDIVRIRMSPDGNFSPDSSWSVVDRNPGDSRFTLRETPHAVELATSRLKVRVERSPCRISFYDSAGTLLNEDDPAKGMGWSGNEKACWKRMPADESYFGFGEKAGPLGKKWKSMSMWNSDIPAYHADTDPLYESIPFFYGIRNGTAYGIFFDNTYFTYFNMGKENPDQYSFGALGGELNYYFIYGPTPAEVLRKFSRLTGTMPLPPKWAIAYQQCRYSYYPESRVREIASTFRSKKIPCDVIYLDIDYMDGYRCFTWDTNRFPDPKKMAGDLAEDGFKIVTIIDPGIKQEAGYPVYDDGIRGNHFVKYPGGNYFTGRVWPGTCVFPDFTSRKTREWWGTLYKGLAETGIKGFWNDMNEPAVFDVPTKTFDLSVLHDGDGVPSDHRKNHNVYGMQMARGTREGLLKLRPNERPFVLTRASYAGGHRYAAAWTGDNISSWEHLELAVPMCLNLSISGQPFVGTDIGGFVGAPGGELYARWLQLGVFTPLMRTHTEKGTPDQEPWSYGNAYEKINRKSIELRYKLLPYIYSQFYQASKTGIPLMRPLFFDYPGDKNTMWDERDFLFGDAFLVAPVLWPGATKRDVRLPSGVWYDYWTGERYAGPGMARVEAPIDRIPLFVKAGSIIPAQQPVQYSDEAPVDPLTLQVFPSPASLSTMYEDDGISFDYQSGQYCLRAMAARSDSALHELVLSAPEGSYRPPPRRLAVEFHAVASPPGSVAVDGVDVPKLKGSKPSREQTGWSYDRKGKILTVRCEDTLGEMRISAR from the coding sequence TTGCGATGTAAGCGCGGCCTGATCCTGATCGCAATGGCCACGGCTCCCCTTGTCCTCCCGCAGCCGGCCCGGTCTCAGTGGAGATCGATCGGCCCGGTCACCGGCGTCGACTCCGCGGTGCACGGGCTCCTGATTTCCGCGGACCCTGCGAAAATCCTCCTCGCGGTACTCGCCCCCGATATCGTTCGCATCCGAATGTCGCCGGACGGGAACTTCTCCCCCGACAGCTCATGGTCCGTGGTCGACCGGAATCCCGGCGACTCCCGTTTCACGCTCAGGGAAACCCCCCACGCGGTCGAACTCGCCACCTCCCGGCTGAAAGTCCGGGTGGAACGCTCGCCCTGCCGCATTTCATTTTACGATTCCGCGGGAACCCTCCTCAATGAGGACGACCCGGCGAAGGGGATGGGCTGGTCGGGGAACGAGAAAGCTTGCTGGAAGAGAATGCCGGCAGATGAGTCCTATTTCGGATTCGGCGAAAAAGCCGGCCCCCTCGGGAAGAAGTGGAAATCGATGTCGATGTGGAATTCCGACATCCCCGCTTATCACGCGGACACGGACCCGCTCTACGAGTCGATCCCCTTCTTTTACGGAATCCGCAACGGAACGGCGTACGGAATCTTCTTCGACAACACCTATTTCACCTACTTCAACATGGGGAAGGAGAACCCGGACCAGTACTCGTTCGGGGCCCTCGGCGGGGAGCTCAACTACTACTTCATCTACGGTCCGACACCCGCCGAAGTGCTCCGGAAGTTTTCCCGTCTCACCGGCACGATGCCTCTGCCGCCGAAATGGGCGATCGCCTACCAGCAATGCCGCTACAGCTATTACCCCGAATCGCGTGTGAGGGAGATCGCATCGACGTTTCGGAGCAAGAAAATCCCCTGCGATGTCATCTACCTGGACATCGACTACATGGACGGATACAGGTGCTTTACGTGGGACACGAACCGTTTCCCGGATCCGAAAAAAATGGCAGGGGACCTCGCCGAGGACGGTTTCAAGATCGTCACGATCATTGACCCCGGAATCAAGCAGGAGGCGGGGTACCCTGTTTACGACGACGGAATCAGGGGAAACCACTTCGTGAAATATCCCGGTGGGAACTATTTCACCGGAAGGGTCTGGCCCGGGACCTGCGTCTTTCCCGATTTCACGAGCCGCAAGACCCGCGAATGGTGGGGGACGCTTTATAAGGGGCTGGCCGAGACAGGGATCAAGGGATTCTGGAACGACATGAACGAACCCGCCGTCTTCGACGTCCCGACCAAGACCTTCGATCTCAGCGTCCTCCATGACGGCGACGGCGTCCCGAGCGATCACAGGAAGAATCACAACGTCTATGGAATGCAGATGGCGCGCGGGACTCGTGAGGGTTTGCTCAAACTCCGGCCCAACGAGCGGCCCTTCGTTCTCACCAGGGCGAGCTATGCCGGGGGACACCGGTATGCGGCGGCATGGACAGGCGACAACATCAGTTCCTGGGAACATCTCGAACTGGCGGTGCCGATGTGCCTGAACCTTAGCATTTCCGGACAGCCGTTCGTGGGAACGGATATTGGGGGGTTTGTCGGCGCGCCGGGTGGAGAGCTTTACGCGCGCTGGTTGCAGCTGGGAGTCTTTACTCCGCTCATGCGGACGCACACCGAAAAAGGCACCCCCGATCAGGAGCCATGGTCCTACGGCAATGCCTACGAGAAGATCAACAGGAAATCGATCGAGCTGCGCTACAAACTCCTCCCGTATATTTACTCGCAATTCTACCAGGCTTCGAAAACCGGAATCCCCCTGATGCGCCCTCTCTTCTTCGACTACCCGGGCGACAAGAATACGATGTGGGATGAGCGGGACTTCCTGTTCGGAGACGCGTTCCTTGTCGCTCCCGTCCTCTGGCCCGGGGCGACGAAACGGGACGTGCGGCTTCCTTCCGGTGTCTGGTATGATTATTGGACCGGCGAGAGATACGCCGGCCCCGGGATGGCGCGGGTCGAAGCGCCGATCGACAGGATCCCCCTCTTCGTGAAAGCGGGGTCGATCATCCCGGCGCAGCAGCCGGTGCAGTACTCCGACGAAGCGCCTGTCGATCCGCTCACGCTACAGGTCTTTCCCTCCCCGGCATCGCTCAGCACGATGTACGAGGACGACGGGATCTCTTTCGACTACCAGTCGGGGCAGTACTGCCTGAGGGCGATGGCCGCCCGCTCCGACAGCGCTCTGCATGAGCTTGTCCTTTCGGCTCCCGAGGGTTCCTACCGCCCTCCCCCCAGGAGGCTCGCGGTCGAATTTCACGCGGTGGCTTCGCCGCCGGGATCGGTAGCGGTCGACGGAGTGGACGTTCCGAAACTAAAAGGATCCAAACCCTCGCGGGAGCAGACAGGCTGGTCTTACGACCGGAAGGGAAAAATTCTAACGGTCCGTTGTGAGGATACTCTCGGCGAGATGCGCATTAGCGCGCGGTAG
- a CDS encoding two-component regulator propeller domain-containing protein → MTRHVAISFRTTVRLVLVQGLFLAPLHSATPGPTLNFQPYTMRDGLASNLVSALCQDSRGRLWVGTKSGLSMYDGSGFTTYSTSDGLPNDWVTAICERPDKPGALIAGTIAGGVCEYEDGGFRRLTHEGNVNAVHADGSACVWFIMSDTLFMLRHGSLRILAVSSVSPNRGDIIELSDSSGSRQIVAGFGDELLFFSMDGARRLSVPLHDFGDIYAVVGSPSDGTLWLTSAQGKICRVDLAGRVLWTGWLPQREPAALACDRLGRIWVRTVEGLLPIPSDASRFLPGARPFLIEDLRPGGWVGPVMFDREDNLWAGTWARGILKVSDRRIVHDPIDGVTGGSAGLAGDVWITTDSSVIRLSQGKDGSWDRTPFAVKSGFRWEGDPVTDDHGRLWIGGRTQVGAWFVGFRIIRAPGGPVRLAEFARVPIQRSATAWFVDRDDHCWMPVGDTAIEITDVPSGSRAGMLGPRDGLPRAAIKVFYQDHKGDVWIGLWTRGLIRYRAASPEEGGENRIRLFTTRDGLPHEGIRALHEDAGGNMWIGTRYGGLARLDPQGNIKSVSRKTGLRSDVVWKIASDRHGRIWLVTDAGIECIESATLKPLPIQYALAGQNPLAIGIHRGDFFWMATPQGFSTFEFNRPRLSPPPPLVHIASVLVNSRPRSPGELTDLAHDENHCTIGFAGLGFADERNMRYRYRLIGLDNAWSGPVSQRAITYAALNPGEYTFEVVAISSDGLESIEPAEARLRIASPYYRQWWFIVASTVLLGLALWRAYRYRVGRLLELERLRTRIAGDLHDEVGTNLSGILVSTQILERRLNAVLPDADKEHIHEIGVVARSTQEMMRDIVWMLNPSHDRFGDLVLKMKDVASGLLGERDCEFTVSPQDSPDILSIDFKRNVFLIYKEALNNIVRHSSATRIVVEIIRRNGSFVLKVADNGKGFDTGPGRSGSGLTSMRRRAAQLGGSLIVRSASGEGTTVILDVKNGARA, encoded by the coding sequence GTGACCCGCCATGTTGCCATATCGTTCCGAACGACAGTCCGGCTCGTCCTCGTCCAGGGTCTCTTTTTGGCTCCCCTTCACTCCGCCACCCCCGGGCCGACGCTGAATTTCCAACCCTACACGATGCGGGACGGACTCGCTTCGAACCTCGTCTCCGCCCTCTGCCAGGATTCACGCGGCCGGTTGTGGGTCGGCACGAAGTCGGGACTCTCGATGTACGACGGCTCCGGGTTCACGACCTACTCCACGTCCGACGGACTGCCCAACGACTGGGTGACTGCGATCTGCGAGCGCCCGGATAAGCCCGGAGCGCTGATCGCCGGCACGATCGCCGGCGGCGTGTGCGAATACGAGGACGGCGGCTTCAGGCGACTGACGCACGAAGGAAACGTGAATGCCGTCCACGCCGACGGATCGGCTTGCGTCTGGTTCATCATGAGCGATACGCTGTTCATGCTGAGACATGGTTCACTCCGCATCCTTGCTGTCTCTTCGGTCTCGCCCAACCGGGGTGACATCATCGAACTTTCGGATTCATCCGGCAGCCGGCAAATCGTCGCGGGCTTTGGCGACGAGCTCCTGTTCTTTTCCATGGATGGCGCCCGGCGTTTGTCCGTTCCTCTCCACGATTTCGGGGATATCTATGCCGTTGTGGGTTCGCCTTCTGACGGGACCCTCTGGTTGACGAGCGCCCAGGGAAAGATCTGCCGGGTCGACCTCGCGGGCCGGGTCCTCTGGACAGGATGGTTGCCGCAGCGCGAACCCGCTGCACTCGCCTGCGACCGGCTGGGCCGGATCTGGGTTCGAACCGTTGAAGGACTTCTGCCGATTCCCTCGGATGCGAGCCGGTTCCTCCCCGGCGCCAGACCGTTCCTGATCGAGGATCTGCGGCCGGGAGGATGGGTTGGTCCTGTGATGTTCGACAGGGAGGATAACCTCTGGGCCGGCACCTGGGCCCGCGGGATACTGAAGGTCTCCGACCGGAGAATCGTTCATGATCCGATCGATGGAGTTACCGGAGGATCCGCAGGCCTCGCCGGGGATGTCTGGATAACAACGGACTCAAGCGTCATTCGTCTTTCACAGGGAAAGGACGGTTCCTGGGATCGAACTCCCTTCGCGGTGAAGTCAGGTTTCCGTTGGGAAGGGGATCCCGTCACCGACGATCATGGCAGGCTCTGGATTGGGGGTCGAACTCAGGTTGGAGCCTGGTTCGTGGGTTTCCGCATAATCCGAGCACCCGGGGGCCCGGTGAGGCTCGCCGAATTCGCCCGGGTTCCCATCCAACGCTCAGCAACGGCGTGGTTTGTGGACCGAGATGATCATTGCTGGATGCCTGTCGGGGACACCGCGATCGAGATCACCGATGTCCCCTCGGGATCTCGTGCCGGCATGCTTGGGCCCAGGGACGGCCTCCCCCGTGCGGCGATCAAGGTCTTTTATCAGGATCACAAGGGCGATGTCTGGATCGGTCTTTGGACCAGGGGCCTGATACGGTACCGGGCGGCTTCACCGGAAGAAGGAGGCGAAAACCGGATCCGTCTCTTCACAACGCGCGATGGACTCCCTCACGAAGGCATCCGGGCCCTCCATGAGGATGCGGGAGGAAATATGTGGATCGGCACTCGCTACGGCGGACTCGCGCGGCTCGATCCGCAAGGGAACATCAAGAGTGTTTCGAGGAAGACCGGGCTGCGGAGCGACGTGGTCTGGAAGATCGCCAGCGACCGCCACGGCAGGATCTGGCTCGTGACGGATGCCGGAATCGAGTGCATCGAGTCGGCCACGTTGAAGCCGCTCCCCATTCAATACGCCCTGGCCGGGCAGAACCCTCTGGCGATCGGCATCCATCGGGGAGATTTCTTCTGGATGGCGACTCCGCAAGGGTTTTCGACATTCGAATTCAACCGGCCAAGGCTTTCTCCGCCTCCTCCGCTTGTCCACATCGCGTCGGTGCTCGTCAACAGCCGGCCGCGAAGCCCCGGCGAGCTCACCGATCTTGCCCACGACGAGAACCATTGCACCATCGGGTTCGCCGGACTGGGATTTGCCGACGAGCGAAACATGCGCTATCGGTACAGGCTGATCGGGCTCGACAACGCCTGGAGCGGGCCGGTCAGCCAACGGGCGATCACGTACGCAGCGCTCAATCCCGGCGAATATACGTTCGAGGTCGTCGCCATCTCTTCGGACGGCCTCGAGAGCATCGAACCCGCGGAGGCGCGCTTGCGGATTGCGTCCCCGTATTACCGTCAATGGTGGTTTATCGTCGCTTCGACCGTGCTCCTGGGCCTTGCCCTCTGGCGCGCCTACCGCTACCGCGTGGGGCGGCTGTTGGAGCTCGAGCGACTCCGGACGCGGATCGCCGGCGATTTGCACGATGAGGTCGGGACAAATCTCAGCGGAATCCTGGTCTCTACCCAGATTCTCGAACGGCGGCTGAACGCGGTGCTGCCGGACGCCGACAAAGAGCACATCCACGAGATCGGTGTTGTGGCCCGGTCGACGCAGGAGATGATGCGGGACATCGTCTGGATGCTCAACCCTTCCCATGACCGGTTCGGCGATCTCGTCCTGAAAATGAAGGACGTGGCCTCCGGCCTGCTCGGTGAGAGGGATTGCGAGTTCACCGTATCGCCCCAGGATTCACCGGACATCCTCAGCATCGATTTCAAGCGCAACGTCTTCCTCATCTACAAAGAAGCCTTGAACAACATCGTGAGGCACTCCTCCGCAACCCGGATCGTCGTCGAGATCATCCGCCGAAACGGGTCGTTTGTTCTGAAAGTGGCCGATAACGGTAAAGGCTTCGATACCGGCCCCGGCCGAAGCGGAAGCGGGTTGACCAGCATGCGTCGCCGCGCCGCGCAGCTCGGAGGTTCACTCATCGTGCGGAGCGCTTCCGGAGAGGGCACCACGGTCATCCTCGATGTAAAAAATGGCGCAAGAGCGTGA
- a CDS encoding response regulator transcription factor codes for MGFITPYLVTAAAPQGYHSLSDGVTDDFPLVWIVEDESRFGQRLAELINMSDAFRCSGVYRDCESALIALGNEIPPDILLMDIGLPGMSGLEGIARVREITPATQVVILTVFEDSDTIVQSLSAGASGYLLKGSELGAIIESLKSILGGGAPISPQVAKKILGLFTDHRSPSEAYNLTAREREVLSFLVDGLTKQRIADRLFVSFHTIDKHLRNIYGKLQVRSRTEAVAKALKERLL; via the coding sequence ATGGGCTTCATTACCCCGTATCTTGTGACGGCGGCGGCCCCGCAGGGATACCATTCTCTGAGTGACGGAGTGACAGACGATTTTCCCCTTGTATGGATCGTGGAGGACGAGAGCCGGTTCGGCCAGCGGCTCGCCGAGCTCATCAACATGAGCGACGCGTTCCGTTGCTCCGGCGTGTACCGGGACTGTGAATCCGCGCTCATCGCGCTGGGGAACGAAATCCCCCCGGATATTCTCCTCATGGATATCGGTCTTCCCGGTATGAGCGGACTCGAGGGCATCGCCAGGGTGAGGGAAATCACTCCCGCGACCCAGGTCGTCATTCTCACGGTGTTTGAGGACAGCGACACCATCGTCCAGTCACTCAGCGCCGGGGCGTCGGGATACCTTCTGAAAGGATCGGAGCTTGGGGCGATCATCGAATCACTCAAGTCGATCCTGGGAGGGGGCGCTCCGATCAGCCCGCAGGTCGCCAAGAAGATTCTCGGACTCTTTACCGATCATCGTTCACCTTCCGAAGCCTACAACCTCACCGCGCGGGAACGCGAGGTGCTCTCGTTCCTCGTCGACGGATTGACCAAGCAGCGCATCGCCGACCGCTTATTCGTCAGCTTTCACACCATCGACAAGCATCTACGCAATATCTACGGCAAACTGCAGGTCCGGAGCCGCACGGAGGCCGTAGCGAAAGCCCTCAAAGAACGTCTCCTGTAA